From the genome of Triticum aestivum cultivar Chinese Spring chromosome 3B, IWGSC CS RefSeq v2.1, whole genome shotgun sequence, one region includes:
- the LOC123065557 gene encoding UDP-glycosyltransferase 88B1, with protein sequence MDRAAITTMPRKLVVLYPSPGMGHLVSMIELGKIIAARGLAVTIVVIDLPHNTGASATGPFLAGVSAANPTISFHRLPQVDLPPVKSSHLETLTFEVARVSNPHLRDFLAATSPAVLVADFFCNVARGFASELGIPIYFFFTSGAEVLALYLHLPVLHAQITANFQDMGDELVHVPGIPSFPATDSMRPIMDRDDIAYTKFVSVCSDLCLSQGILVNTFRSLEPRAVETILAGLCSPSGLPTPPVYCIGPLIKMQEVGTKCGDECIAWLDAQPKDSVVFLCFGSLGRFSAKQIKEVAAGLEASRQRFLWVIKSPPSDDPTKKFDGPSEPDLDALLPEGFLDRTKETGLVVKSWAPQRDVLMHTAVALFVTHCGWNSVLESVMAGVPMLAWPLYAEQRVNKVFLEKELGLALAIEGYDKEVVEAEEMAAKVKWMMDSDGGRVIRERTQAAMRQANEAMREGGESEATLASLVDAWVLA encoded by the coding sequence ATGGACCGTGCAGCAATCACCACGATGCCACGGAAGCTGGTGGTGCTGTACCCGTCGCCGGGCATGGGCCACCTGGTCTCGATGATCGAACTGGGTAAGATCATCGCCGCCCGCGGCCTCGCCGTCACCATCGTCGTCATCGATCTACCGCACAACACCGGGGCAAGCGCAACAGGGCCCTTCCTCGCCGGGGTCTCCGCGGCCAACCCCACCATCTCCTTCCACCGTCTCCCGCAAGTCGATCTCCCGCCCGTAAAATCCAGCCACCTAGAGACATTGACCTTCGAGGTCGCCCGCGTCTCAAACCCTCACCTGCGTGATTTCCTTGCTGCCACCTCCCCTGCCGTTCTCGTCGCAGACTTCTTCTGTAATGTCGCACGCGGCTTTGCCTCGGAGCTCGGCATTCCCATCTACTTCTTCTTCACCTCCGGCGCTGAGGTCCTGGCTCTCTACTTGCATCTCCCGGTCCTGCACGCTCAGATTACCGCCAACTTCCAGGACATGGGTGATGAGCTCGTGCACGTTCCCGGAATCCCCTCGTTTCCGGCGACAGACTCCATGCGGCCAATCATGGACCGTGATGACATAGCATACACGAAGTTCGTGAGTGTGTGCAGCGACCTGTGCCTGTCCCAGGGCATCCTCGTCAACACCTTCCGCTCGCTCGAGCCGCGGGCCGTGGAGACCATCCTCGCCGGGCTCTGCTCGCCTTCCGGACTTCCGACCCCGCCAGTCTACTGCATTGGGCCGCTGATAAAGATGCAGGAGGTGGGCACCAAGTGCGGCGACGAGTGCATCGCGTGGCTGGATGCCCAACCCAAGGACAGCGTGGTGTTCCTCTGCTTCGGCAGCCTCGGTCGGTTTAGCGCCAAGCAGATCAAGGAGGTGGCGGCCGGGCTAGAGGCAAGCCGGCAGCGTTTCCTTTGGGTCATAAAGAGCCCGCCCAGCGATGACCCGACGAAGAAGTTCGACGGGCCATCGGAGCCGGACCTCGACGCCCTACTCCCGGAGGGCTTCCTGGACCGTACCAAGGAGACAGGCCTGGTCGTGAAGTCATGGGCACCTCAGCGCGATGTGCTTATGCACACAGCGGTGGCCTTGTTCGTGACGCACTGTGGATGGAACTCCGTGCTGGAGTCGGTCATGGCGGGTGTGCCGATGCTAGCGTGGCCATTGTACGCAGAGCAGCGGGTGAACAAGGTGTTCCTGGAGAAGGAGCTTGGGCTAGCTTTGGCGATCGAAGGGTACGACAAGGAGGTGGTGGAGGCCGAGGAGATGGCAGCAAAGGTGAAGTGGATGATGGACTCTGACGGCGGGAGGGTGATCCGTGAGCGGACGCAGGCGGCCATGCGTCAGGCGAATGAGGCGATGCGTGAGGGCGGGGAGTCTGAGGCGACGCTGGCGTCGCTGGTTGACGCGTGGGTACTTGCTTGA